A stretch of the Lactuca sativa cultivar Salinas chromosome 9, Lsat_Salinas_v11, whole genome shotgun sequence genome encodes the following:
- the LOC128128940 gene encoding uncharacterized protein LOC128128940, with protein MVPETQPTPPPQSRKGKKQVREGVAQPGRQKPTLWVPHEELVLIKAWVDISGDSIQGNAQPGEHFCKGVSKINGLYNNLKTQRKSGQGDEEILQEALQFYIEEVGKPFKWHDCWKLLVRSPRWITYERDFIFGFQQSKRTKTGSSGYTTSSDARVGQDLNQDDELELEEIERPMGRDKAKRKGKGTSSSASDFSVDIDEMRKITSSFDRYNLNFSERLAFDKEKEETRKKEGAERQEMEDMKFFDEKRRSSLGTGSRARNEEERKNSEKIFSVGRWWFV; from the exons ATGGTTCCCGAAACTcaaccaacaccaccaccacaaaGTCGTAAAGGGAAAAAACAAGTGCGCGAGGGTGTCGCACAACCGGGAAGACAAAAGCCGACACTATGGGTTCCACACGAAGAGTTAGTTTTGATCAAAGCTTGGGTTGATATTTCTGGAGATTCGATTCAGGGAAACGCACAACCGGGAGAACATTTTTG CAAGGGGGTTTCAAAAATTAACGGGTTGTACAACAACCTAAAAACCCAACGAAAAAGCGGCCAAGGCGACGAAGAAATACTTCAAGAAGCGTTGCAGTTTTACATTGAGGAAGTCGGAAAACCATTCAAGTGGCACGATTGTTGGAAATTATTGGTCCGAAGTCCTAGGTGGATAACATACGAGCGGGATTTTATTTTTGGATTCCAACAATCAAAGCGAACGAAAACGGGCTCTAGTGGTTACACAACCTCCTCCGATGCTCGGGTCGGTCAAGATTTAAATCAGGACGACGAACTCGAGCTAGAAGAAATTGAACGCCCAATGGGTAGGGACAAAGCGAAGAGAAAGGGAAAAGGGACTTCTTCGAGTGCATCTGATTTCAGCGTGGACATTGACGAAATGCGGAAGATAACATCGTCGTTTGATCGATATAATTTAAATTTCTCCGAACGTTTGGCTTTcgacaaagaaaaagaagaaacaagGAAAAAGGAGGGGGCGGAGAGACAAGAAATGGAAGACATGAAGTTTTTTGATGAAAAACGTCGATCATCTCTCGGAACCGGCTCTCGAGCTCGTAATGAAGAAGAGAgaaaaaattctgaaaaaatatttTCCGTAGGTCGTTGGtggtttgtttga